CTTGAACGCCAGGTACTGTATACTCATCACTCTCATCTCCATATCCTGCTCCGTCACTCTTTGACTCATTCATCCACCTTCATTCGCTTTCTATTCACTCTTTAAGATTTCCAAAATGGTCGTCTTCAGCAAAGTCACGACCATCGCCCTCGGTCTTTCCACCGTCGCGTCCGCCCTGCCAGGAGTCAAACCTCGCAAGTGCTTCACCGTCAACCAGGTCGTGGCCCCAAAGTCCGCACCCAAACCCATCAACATCCCCGGTGTTTACGCCAGTGCCCTGGGCAAGTATGGTGCCACCGTGCCGCAGCACGTCAAGGACGCAGCCGGCAGCGGCAGTGTCATCGCCAACcctgaggaggaagattccCAGTATCTGACTCCCGTTACTGTCGGGGGCAAAGTTCTGAACTTGGACTTTGACACCGGCTCCGCGGATCTGTATGTCGTACACTACGTGTTTCAGCTGTTCCCGAACTGACAGGATCCAGCTGGGTCTTCTCGACTGAGCTCCCCGCCTCAGAGCAATCTGGCCACAGCACGTACAAGCCCGCTGGTAACTCCACCAAGCTAGACGGGTACACCTGGGAGATCTCCTACGGAGACGGCAGTGGTGCCAGCGGTGATGTCTACAAGGACACCGTCTCTGTAGGCAGCATCACCGCACGAGGCCAGGCCGTTGAATCGGCCAAGAAGATCAGCGAGCAGTTTGTGCAGACTCGCAACAACGACGGTCTGCTAGGGCTGGCCTTTAGCGCTATCAACACTGGTATGCCCCTGCTTATATTGTACACAATTGGACCCACCATCTAATCCAGTTATAGTCCAACCCAAGCCCCAGAAAACATTCTTCGATACTGTTAAGGGGGAATTGGACGCTCCCCTTTTCGCCGTCGCTCTGAAACACCACGCGCCTGGGGCCTATGATTTCGGCTTCATCGATAAGAAGAAGTACAACGGATCTATCGCGTACGCTGATGTCGACAGCAGCGATGGATTCTGGAAGTTCACCGCTGATAGCTACGGCGTCGGTGATGGCGACAgcaactcctccagctctctcACCGGTATTGCTGGTATGTCAAGGAAGTCCTACACgtaacaacaaccacaatTAACAAATATCTAGACACCGGGACCACCCTGATGATGCTCGACGACGAGGTCGTCTCAGCCTACTACGACAAAGTCTCCTCCGCCAAAAACGACCAACAAGCCGGCGGCTGGGTGTTCCCCTGCGACACCGACGTGCCCGCCTTCACCCTCACTATCGGCAACTACGTCGCTGTTGTCCCGGGCAAGCATATCAACTGGGCGCCGCTCACTGAGGGCAGCGAGACTTGCTTTGGTGGCATCCAGAGTAACCAGGGCTTGGGGTTTTCGATTCTTGGTGATGTTTTCCTGAAGAGTCAGTATGTTATTTTTGATTCGAGGGGGCCGAAGTTGGGGTTTGCGCCTCAGGCTTAGGAGGTTTATTGTTTGTAATGTCGGattggagatgaggatgtttTGATGAGAGGGTCTTTCTTGCTCGATGAGTGAAGGCATGAGGTCTGTATGAAGCACTGGTGGCATTGTATATATTTGAATGCGAGATTGAGTAAATCAAGCACTGCTTGAGTGTAAATGTGATCCAATCCAGCGTAAACCTACGAACTTCTGCTCCTTAACCAATACATCTATGTAGTTAATGAATTATAGTAAAGTTTGCTGTGATCAAACAGGCACTAGGGGTTAAATCCTGTCTACATCCTCCAGATGCTCCGTATCCTCTTTCAGCAATGTAGACACAACCCCCTTCTCATCAGTCCCTGccacctcaacctccaaGAGAACCTGTTTCCGGGCTGCTGTCAGACTCATATCTCTCCAATTCTCAAACTGAATTTCAAACACGCGGTCAATCTGCTCCAACGCCAACCCTGCAGTTTCGACATAGAAATACCAAAGCACCGGCAAGAACGCAACATTAAACACCCCAAACATAAGATAGAACCGCCACCCCAGATTCTCAATCCCAAGCGGCGTAATCAGCACAACCACATACACAAACGTCCAGTTCACAGCCGTCGACACCGACGTGCCGAAATTGCGCATCGCCTGCGAGTTGATCTCGGCGGGGTACAGCCACGGGATGGATAGGAACGAGatcccgaagaagaagttgtaTACGAAGATGAATACCACGGCGAAGATGGACATGTTGTAGGTACCGAGTTTGACGCCGGCGGCGATTAGGAAGAAGGCCACGCCTTGCCCGAGAGCGCCTACGAGGAGGAGCGCCTTTCGGCCGAGCGAGTCGATGGCGAGCATGGATGCCGCGGCCCAGAGGGTAAGCGCGTGGGAATAGACTGCGGATAGAATCAGGGCGAGACGGTCGGATAGTCCGACGGACCTGGTTAGCACAATGGGTAAGTAGTTTGCGATGATATTGACGCCGCACAGCTGCTGCATGAGACCTAGGCCGGCGCCGAGACAGACTCGGCGTAGGGTCTGCGTGCGGTctttgcggaggaggtcgGCCATGGCGCTTGTTTCTGTCTCGCGTTCGTGGGTCACTGTGGCTATGAGTACGCGCATGGCGTTGAGGATTGCCGGGTCGTTAAAGTCGGTGGACATCATCCGGGCGAGGACATCCTGAGCCTCCTCGTGTCGACCTCGCAATACGAGCCAGCGAGGGGACTCGGGCATGATGATAACCAGACAGAAGGTAACAATGGCCCAGAATGATTGAAACGCGAGAGGAAACCGCCACGAGACCGAGTTATTCGGTAGAAATGTGAATCCGTAGTTCATCCAACTTGTCACCGCAATGCCGGTTATATTGAGT
This region of Aspergillus puulaauensis MK2 DNA, chromosome 5, nearly complete sequence genomic DNA includes:
- a CDS encoding uncharacterized protein (COG:G;~EggNog:ENOG410PUES;~InterPro:IPR005829,IPR005828,IPR003663,IPR036259, IPR020846;~PFAM:PF00083,PF07690;~TransMembrane:12 (i12-31o51-70i82-101o107-128i140-160o172-193i263-287o299-322i329-352o358-382i394-413o425-445i);~go_component: GO:0016020 - membrane [Evidence IEA];~go_component: GO:0016021 - integral component of membrane [Evidence IEA];~go_function: GO:0022857 - transmembrane transporter activity [Evidence IEA];~go_process: GO:0055085 - transmembrane transport [Evidence IEA]) yields the protein MPAMQGRSITCGITVACGSGFFLFGYDQGVFGGILNDKSFLKTFNNPDSTIQAQITSTYYLGAIFGAIFSRFIGDRIGRRKAIMLGSTFLTIGGALQASASTLAHMIIGRIVGGIGTGLNTTAIPMWQVETCKQDHRGRLVVMELILNITGIAVTSWMNYGFTFLPNNSVSWRFPLAFQSFWAIVTFCLVIIMPESPRWLVLRGRHEEAQDVLARMMSTDFNDPAILNAMRVLIATVTHERETETSAMADLLRKDRTQTLRRVCLGAGLGLMQQLCGVNIIANYLPIVLTRSVGLSDRLALILSAVYSHALTLWAAASMLAIDSLGRKALLLVGALGQGVAFFLIAAGVKLGTYNMSIFAVVFIFVYNFFFGISFLSIPWLYPAEINSQAMRNFGTSVSTAVNWTFVYVVVLITPLGIENLGWRFYLMFGVFNVAFLPVLWYFYVETAGLALEQIDRVFEIQFENWRDMSLTAARKQVLLEVEVAGTDEKGVVSTLLKEDTEHLEDVDRI
- the PEP1_2 gene encoding pepsin-like aspartic protease (COG:O;~EggNog:ENOG410PH8I;~InterPro:IPR021109,IPR034163,IPR001461,IPR001969, IPR033121;~MEROPS:MER0001437;~PFAM:PF00026;~SECRETED:SignalP(1-20);~go_function: GO:0004190 - aspartic-type endopeptidase activity [Evidence IEA];~go_process: GO:0006508 - proteolysis [Evidence IEA]) yields the protein MVVFSKVTTIALGLSTVASALPGVKPRKCFTVNQVVAPKSAPKPINIPGVYASALGKYGATVPQHVKDAAGSGSVIANPEEEDSQYLTPVTVGGKVLNLDFDTGSADLWVFSTELPASEQSGHSTYKPAGNSTKLDGYTWEISYGDGSGASGDVYKDTVSVGSITARGQAVESAKKISEQFVQTRNNDGLLGLAFSAINTVQPKPQKTFFDTVKGELDAPLFAVALKHHAPGAYDFGFIDKKKYNGSIAYADVDSSDGFWKFTADSYGVGDGDSNSSSSLTGIADTGTTLMMLDDEVVSAYYDKVSSAKNDQQAGGWVFPCDTDVPAFTLTIGNYVAVVPGKHINWAPLTEGSETCFGGIQSNQGLGFSILGDVFLKSQYVIFDSRGPKLGFAPQA